The Streptomyces sp. SS1-1 genome has a segment encoding these proteins:
- a CDS encoding spermidine synthase, with the protein MGKSRKSRRGAAAASVTETVDGGLAELIPDPDRARAWTLLLDGAPQSHVDLDDPAFLSFEYQRRLGHVIDLVAPPGRPVQAVHLGGGALTLARYVAATRPRSTQQVVERDAPLVGLVRRELPLDRNARIRVRSTDAREGLAKVPDGWADLVIADVFSGARTPAHLTSTEFLDEVRRALAPGGWYTANLADGPPLTHLRGQIATAAARFAEVALVADPTVLRGRRFGNAVLLAADQPLPVAELTRRAASDLHPGRVEHGRGLRDFTGGATPVTDASAVDSPAPPASAFT; encoded by the coding sequence ATGGGAAAGTCGAGGAAGTCCCGGCGCGGGGCCGCCGCGGCCTCCGTCACCGAGACGGTCGACGGCGGGCTGGCGGAACTCATACCCGACCCGGACCGGGCGCGGGCCTGGACCCTGCTCCTCGACGGGGCGCCCCAGTCGCACGTCGACCTGGACGACCCCGCCTTCCTCTCCTTCGAGTACCAGCGCCGGCTCGGGCACGTCATCGACCTCGTCGCCCCACCTGGCAGACCCGTGCAGGCCGTGCACCTCGGCGGCGGCGCCCTGACCCTCGCCCGCTACGTCGCCGCCACCCGGCCCCGCTCCACCCAGCAGGTCGTGGAACGGGACGCGCCCCTCGTCGGCCTGGTCCGCCGGGAACTCCCCCTCGACCGGAACGCCCGCATCCGGGTGCGCTCCACCGACGCGCGCGAAGGGCTCGCCAAGGTGCCGGACGGCTGGGCGGACCTCGTCATCGCGGACGTCTTCAGCGGCGCCCGCACCCCGGCCCACCTGACCTCGACGGAGTTCCTCGACGAAGTGCGCCGGGCGCTCGCGCCGGGCGGCTGGTACACGGCCAACCTCGCCGACGGGCCCCCGCTCACGCATCTGCGCGGCCAGATCGCCACCGCCGCCGCCCGGTTCGCCGAGGTCGCCCTGGTCGCCGACCCCACGGTGCTGCGCGGCCGGCGCTTCGGCAACGCGGTCCTCCTCGCCGCCGACCAGCCCCTCCCGGTAGCCGAACTCACCCGCCGCGCCGCCTCCGACCTGCACCCGGGCCGCGTCGAACACGGCCGCGGTCTGCGGGACTTCACGGGGGGCGCGACCCCGGTGACGGACGCGTCGGCGGTGGACTCCCCGGCCCCTCCGGCGTCGGCCTTCACCTAG
- a CDS encoding response regulator transcription factor has translation MASVLVVEDDQFVRSALIRHLTDAAHTVRSVGTALEALREVAHFRFDVVILDLGLPDLDGSEALKMLRGITDVPVIIATARDDEAEIVRLLNAGADDYLTKPFSVEHLSARMAAVLRRARAAGVDAAPSSVLRVGGLTVDPLRRQAELDGVRLDLTRREFDLLAFLAGRPGVVVPRKELLAEVWQQSYGDDQTIDVHLSWLRRKLGETAANPRYLHTLRGVGVKLEPPAVPSFGADGAGNPGEQPR, from the coding sequence ATGGCAAGTGTGCTCGTGGTCGAGGACGACCAGTTCGTGCGCTCGGCGCTCATCCGGCACCTGACCGACGCCGCCCACACGGTGCGCAGCGTCGGCACCGCGCTGGAGGCGCTGCGCGAGGTCGCCCATTTCCGTTTCGACGTGGTCATCCTGGACCTCGGTCTGCCCGATCTCGACGGCTCCGAGGCCCTGAAGATGCTGCGCGGCATCACCGACGTCCCGGTCATCATCGCGACGGCACGGGACGACGAGGCGGAGATCGTCCGGCTGCTGAACGCCGGCGCGGACGACTATCTGACCAAGCCGTTCTCGGTCGAGCATCTGTCGGCGCGGATGGCGGCCGTGCTCCGCCGGGCCCGGGCCGCCGGGGTGGACGCGGCGCCCTCCAGCGTGTTGCGCGTCGGCGGGCTCACCGTCGACCCGCTGCGCCGCCAGGCCGAGTTGGACGGAGTGCGCCTCGACCTGACCCGGCGCGAGTTCGACCTGCTCGCCTTCCTCGCCGGGCGCCCCGGTGTCGTCGTCCCCCGCAAGGAGCTGCTCGCCGAGGTCTGGCAGCAGTCGTACGGCGACGACCAGACCATCGACGTCCATCTGTCCTGGCTGCGCCGCAAACTGGGCGAGACGGCGGCCAACCCGCGCTATCTGCACACCCTCAGGGGCGTCGGCGTGAAGCTGGAGCCGCCCGCCGTGCCGTCCTTCGGCGCGGACGGCGCGGGGAACCCGGGGGAGCAGCCGCGATGA